In a genomic window of uncultured Sphaerochaeta sp.:
- a CDS encoding sigma 54-interacting transcriptional regulator, which translates to MEALQGGYNQQPLGESEVFLEFQSKLSRAATVNRSVLLVGERGSGKEIAARRLHFLSPRWQQNLVTVNCAALPPSLIETELFGYEQGAFTGAQKTRKGRFEEAEGGTLFLDEIGLIPLEVQEKILRVVEYGTYERVGSSVTHESNVRIIGATNADLPTLCKEGKFKEDLLDRLSFEVLFLPPLRERGEDILLLATYFASKMALECGRKEMPSFSEEVLSVMLTYPWPGNVRELKNVVERAVYRSDCALIEQLDFNPFENPFAKIEAQELPSLPRAEQKLDLAFFDHARIELDLLYLREALKQASGNQKEAAKLLGLTYDQLRGLYRKYQDQVQ; encoded by the coding sequence ATGGAAGCCCTGCAAGGGGGATACAACCAGCAACCACTGGGTGAAAGCGAGGTCTTCCTCGAATTCCAGAGCAAGCTCAGCCGTGCCGCAACTGTCAATCGCTCGGTCCTGTTGGTGGGTGAGCGGGGAAGCGGCAAGGAGATTGCTGCCCGCAGGCTTCACTTCCTCTCCCCCAGGTGGCAGCAGAATCTGGTGACAGTCAACTGTGCAGCGCTTCCCCCATCCCTGATCGAGACCGAACTTTTCGGCTATGAGCAGGGAGCCTTTACCGGTGCCCAGAAGACTCGCAAGGGACGTTTCGAGGAAGCTGAGGGGGGAACACTCTTCCTCGATGAGATCGGCCTCATCCCCTTGGAAGTGCAGGAGAAGATCCTCAGGGTGGTTGAGTACGGCACCTACGAACGGGTCGGCTCCTCGGTCACCCACGAATCGAACGTCAGGATCATCGGGGCGACGAATGCCGATCTCCCCACCCTGTGCAAAGAGGGAAAGTTCAAGGAAGATCTGCTTGACCGTCTCAGCTTCGAGGTGCTCTTCCTGCCTCCTTTGCGCGAACGGGGTGAGGACATCCTCCTGCTTGCCACCTACTTCGCCTCCAAGATGGCCTTGGAGTGCGGCCGCAAGGAGATGCCCTCCTTCAGCGAGGAAGTTCTCTCGGTGATGCTTACCTATCCATGGCCCGGCAATGTGCGCGAATTGAAGAATGTGGTCGAGCGTGCTGTGTACCGAAGTGATTGTGCATTGATCGAGCAACTCGACTTCAACCCCTTTGAGAATCCCTTTGCCAAGATCGAAGCGCAGGAGCTGCCTTCCCTGCCCAGAGCTGAGCAGAAGTTGGATCTGGCCTTCTTTGACCATGCTCGTATTGAGCTTGACCTACTCTACCTGCGGGAGGCGCTGAAGCAGGCTTCAGGCAACCAAAAGGAAGCCGCCAAGCTGCTCGGGCTCACCTATGACCAACTCAGGGGTCTCTATCGCAAGTATCAGGACCAGGTACAATAA
- a CDS encoding PspA/IM30 family protein — MGVFSRFLDIVNANINSLLDKAEDPEKMIKLMMQEMEDTLIELKSSCAAKMASRAKTDRAYKEALNAVQRWQNRAELAISKGREDLAREALLERKAAKATLEQFEKEMATYDELIKTAKGEITQIEDKLTTVKQKYQMMIERAKRAREEQAAQETLRRASEGASFNRFNDMEEKIDRMQANNDLNRRPSSLDEKFRDLEEMDDIDAEIEELRKRAGL; from the coding sequence ATGGGAGTTTTTTCAAGATTCTTGGATATTGTCAATGCCAACATCAACTCGCTGCTGGACAAGGCTGAAGATCCTGAGAAGATGATAAAGTTGATGATGCAGGAGATGGAAGATACCCTGATTGAGCTCAAAAGTTCCTGTGCTGCCAAGATGGCAAGCAGGGCGAAGACCGACAGGGCATACAAGGAAGCGCTCAACGCCGTACAGCGCTGGCAGAACCGTGCCGAACTAGCCATCAGCAAGGGTCGCGAGGACCTGGCAAGGGAAGCATTGCTTGAGAGAAAGGCTGCAAAGGCTACACTCGAGCAGTTTGAGAAAGAGATGGCAACCTACGATGAGCTGATCAAGACCGCAAAGGGCGAGATCACCCAGATCGAGGACAAGCTTACTACGGTGAAGCAGAAGTACCAGATGATGATCGAGCGTGCAAAGCGTGCCCGTGAGGAGCAGGCTGCCCAGGAGACCCTCAGAAGGGCAAGTGAAGGAGCGTCCTTCAACCGCTTCAATGATATGGAAGAGAAGATCGACCGGATGCAGGCCAACAACGACCTCAACCGCCGCCCCTCCTCACTCGACGAGAAGTTCCGTGATCTGGAAGAGATGGATGACATTGATGCCGAGATCGAAGAGCTTCGCAAGCGTGCCGGCTTATAA
- the rsmI gene encoding 16S rRNA (cytidine(1402)-2'-O)-methyltransferase: protein MSTLYMVATPIGNLEDITYRAVETLRSVDVIACEDTRHTQVLLNHFEISKRLIACHAHNEINSAQGIVNLLGEGKDVAFVSDAGTPGISDPGARVVSAVRSAGFAVVPIPGVSAVATLVSVAGYVGKTFTFEGFLSPRKGRRTKRLEVLLARNEAFILYESPFRIVKTLEEIAALDSARTVVAGREMTKKFEEFLQGRASEVAAQLSARQAIKGEFALLVAPIEAEAADDNDSEA, encoded by the coding sequence ATGAGTACCTTATATATGGTGGCAACCCCCATCGGGAATCTTGAGGACATCACCTACCGCGCCGTCGAGACCCTGCGATCGGTGGATGTAATCGCTTGTGAGGACACCCGTCATACCCAGGTGTTGCTCAACCACTTTGAAATCAGCAAGCGGCTGATAGCCTGTCATGCCCACAACGAGATCAACTCGGCCCAAGGCATCGTGAACCTCTTGGGTGAGGGCAAGGATGTTGCCTTCGTGTCGGATGCAGGAACTCCCGGTATCAGCGACCCTGGGGCAAGGGTGGTGAGTGCTGTTCGCAGTGCAGGCTTTGCCGTGGTTCCCATCCCCGGCGTATCTGCGGTGGCCACCTTGGTCAGTGTTGCAGGCTATGTCGGCAAGACCTTTACCTTTGAAGGGTTTCTCAGTCCCCGCAAGGGGCGCCGGACCAAGCGCCTGGAGGTCCTGCTTGCCCGAAACGAAGCTTTCATCCTCTATGAGTCCCCCTTTCGTATCGTCAAAACCCTTGAGGAAATCGCCGCTTTGGACAGTGCCAGGACCGTGGTTGCCGGACGGGAGATGACCAAGAAGTTCGAGGAGTTCCTGCAGGGCAGGGCGAGCGAAGTAGCCGCACAGCTCTCTGCAAGGCAGGCGATCAAGGGGGAATTTGCCCTTCTGGTGGCCCCCATTGAGGCAGAGGCAGCCGATGATAACGATAGCGAAGCTTAG
- a CDS encoding PspC domain-containing protein, protein MATKRLYRSPRGKIFGVCTGLAEWRDLPADPVRLIVFLVVLATGIFPGALIYLAAALLIPMNPGYESSSTIYRDEEPTQSDDELKAEYERLKKKVEKMESEMFNKERDWDDRFREGQ, encoded by the coding sequence ATGGCTACCAAACGATTGTACAGATCCCCTCGGGGAAAGATTTTCGGGGTTTGCACCGGCCTTGCCGAGTGGAGGGATTTGCCCGCCGACCCGGTTCGTCTGATTGTCTTCCTTGTGGTTCTGGCCACCGGTATTTTTCCTGGTGCCCTGATCTACCTGGCTGCAGCGCTGCTCATCCCGATGAATCCCGGATATGAGAGCTCATCCACCATCTACCGCGATGAGGAACCCACCCAGAGCGATGACGAGCTGAAAGCCGAGTACGAGCGGCTGAAGAAGAAGGTGGAGAAGATGGAGAGCGAGATGTTCAACAAGGAACGGGATTGGGACGACAGGTTCCGCGAAGGACAGTGA
- a CDS encoding TrmH family RNA methyltransferase: MITIAKLRTLKDRTCVRKTALLFHQLASAIPLDNQQRAYLASLTTLFGSAQFTQVLAEAEQQHLLLLANRLESKEGKDLAILCDDIHYYLLGVLGSDPSDWDLVDQSGNLDASRRRVLAHSLVLDRLRSPHNIGSIFRSADSFGVKKIYLVEGCADVNHPRCLRTSRGCTETVEHEVIAEDELLVLLRGSSLPLFALETGGKSIDLFPFPEEGIAVIGGEELGVSPSLLELCEASLGRLSIEMGGTKGSLNVAVAAGIMLHSWYTT, encoded by the coding sequence ATGATAACGATAGCGAAGCTTAGGACGCTCAAGGATCGCACCTGTGTCCGCAAGACAGCGCTGCTCTTCCATCAGCTGGCATCCGCGATACCGCTGGACAACCAGCAGAGAGCCTACCTTGCCTCCTTGACCACGCTCTTCGGCTCAGCGCAGTTCACTCAGGTACTGGCAGAAGCAGAGCAGCAGCATCTTCTCCTGCTTGCCAATCGTTTGGAGAGCAAGGAAGGAAAGGATCTGGCCATTCTCTGTGATGATATCCACTATTACCTTCTGGGTGTGTTGGGCAGCGATCCCTCCGACTGGGATCTTGTGGACCAGAGCGGAAACCTCGACGCCTCCAGAAGGAGGGTGCTGGCCCATTCGCTGGTGCTCGATCGCCTGCGCTCACCGCATAACATCGGCTCGATCTTCCGCAGTGCAGACTCCTTTGGGGTGAAGAAGATCTATCTGGTTGAGGGCTGTGCGGATGTGAATCATCCACGGTGCCTGCGTACCAGCCGCGGTTGCACCGAGACGGTGGAGCATGAGGTGATCGCCGAGGATGAGCTGCTTGTGTTGCTTCGTGGATCTTCCCTTCCGCTGTTTGCCCTGGAGACGGGGGGGAAGAGCATCGATCTTTTTCCCTTCCCCGAGGAAGGCATCGCTGTCATCGGGGGCGAGGAACTTGGTGTCAGCCCCTCCCTGCTGGAGCTCTGCGAAGCCTCCCTTGGGCGGCTCTCCATCGAAATGGGGGGCACCAAGGGATCGCTGAACGTGGCCGTGGCCGCGGGCATCATGCTGCACAGCTGGTATACGACATGA
- a CDS encoding right-handed parallel beta-helix repeat-containing protein, with the protein MQQKRRTSLLVVLLLAVMLVMSGCETLIEILETPIPAAIYVADSQGIARIPYPEQQFTVRLSDPLLLMIPVERSGYYELVNLDHPQTLLYMSIFSMDADKKDPLAENVVADKPTDRFNVQLEGGKSYLVGIGMLGQTLAGMNVRFQLVTATGPKSVEPVLVKPAAAAVEKPQALTPPYVPPTKAEVPPVEAVKMPELEKVVPTSTPVDTSTPPAPLTPPEPDMAKLGGPIELKQLPTLEDGDIISFTDTAPEAPKARVFAPFVDNNAVAEKNVLSGTIEGVLSKDKGPYLINGTITIPAGKSLIIEAGTVVRVSNGGSIQVQGNLETKGKAGNEVVFTGNKTAEPGSWAGIVFHPGSTGTLEGSRILGAGGQQIINGSWRSGSIFTLDGAKPTITDCEIANGSGPGITLMGSANPTITNSSFQNLETPILLDGTSAAPAEFSGNRFGTITRMGIEVNANVLKSGTEMTLQAHRIPYIFRDFTIEKGAKLTIYGYNVLKFHPYTGLTVEGTLEVSGAMSGGVYFTSLKDDRGYDSNADKDASKPLAGDWNGILFTGEGTGYLNGAQILYAGAQRVASGSWRSGGLMVGGTATPNLESCIIAYSDKSAVTVFDAAKPTVRGSILRSAEWPVIVQSTEALGLTLELNSYQKMKYSGIKVDANELKSGKSLTIKANDYMPYVMNNFLVEKGAKLTIQGGTILKFQPFSVLTIRGDLVANTSIAEESILFTSDASNVNGDSNGDGPNGKPEAGNWGGLVFEGEGTGEFNAVGISYAGSQKVVNGSWRDGAVTIAGDAYANFFFSSISHSLGSALTFLDQGAFTSRQLGIYHTEWIGKTYSPHAIPAVMDIANYESVQHKAIKFEFRDIPAGSDAIIDGEWLPGLVFVSNSLNIPSNAALTFRYATVKFEPGSQVIVKGQLNAFDDPGYISTVFTSFKDDYEDDTNGDGSQTKPAAGDWIGFVFIDSANGTLETERIEYAGAQTVVNGAWKSAAIITADRSYPMFRRLEISNSAGDGILVLGQANPSLATGIKYTNIAGVSYNR; encoded by the coding sequence ATGCAGCAGAAAAGACGGACCAGCTTGCTTGTGGTGCTCCTTCTTGCCGTAATGCTTGTCATGAGTGGTTGCGAAACCCTCATTGAGATTTTGGAAACGCCCATCCCCGCCGCAATCTATGTTGCGGATTCCCAGGGAATCGCAAGAATACCGTACCCTGAACAACAGTTCACCGTACGCCTGTCCGATCCTCTTCTGCTCATGATACCCGTTGAACGCAGCGGGTACTACGAGCTGGTCAATCTCGACCACCCGCAGACCCTGCTCTACATGAGCATCTTCAGCATGGATGCCGACAAGAAGGATCCACTTGCAGAGAATGTGGTCGCTGACAAACCGACCGACCGCTTCAACGTACAGCTGGAGGGAGGCAAATCCTATCTGGTGGGCATCGGCATGCTCGGCCAAACCCTCGCCGGCATGAATGTACGCTTCCAGCTGGTGACGGCAACAGGGCCCAAGAGCGTGGAGCCCGTGCTGGTGAAACCTGCTGCGGCAGCAGTGGAAAAGCCACAGGCTCTCACTCCCCCCTATGTTCCACCCACCAAGGCGGAAGTGCCACCGGTCGAGGCTGTCAAAATGCCTGAACTTGAGAAAGTAGTCCCCACCAGCACTCCTGTGGATACCAGCACTCCTCCGGCTCCCCTTACCCCACCGGAGCCAGACATGGCAAAACTGGGCGGACCCATTGAGCTGAAACAACTTCCGACTCTTGAGGATGGGGACATCATATCCTTCACCGATACTGCCCCTGAGGCTCCAAAGGCACGAGTCTTTGCTCCCTTTGTGGACAACAACGCAGTTGCGGAAAAGAATGTCTTGTCAGGCACTATCGAAGGTGTCCTGTCCAAAGACAAAGGCCCGTATCTGATCAATGGAACAATAACCATCCCGGCAGGGAAATCCCTCATCATCGAGGCCGGGACTGTCGTCAGGGTAAGCAACGGTGGTTCAATCCAAGTGCAAGGCAACCTTGAAACCAAGGGGAAAGCAGGCAATGAGGTGGTCTTCACCGGAAACAAGACAGCAGAGCCCGGCTCTTGGGCTGGCATCGTCTTCCACCCCGGCAGCACAGGCACATTGGAAGGTTCACGCATACTCGGTGCCGGTGGACAGCAGATCATCAACGGCTCGTGGAGAAGCGGGTCCATCTTTACCCTGGATGGGGCAAAGCCAACCATCACAGACTGTGAGATCGCCAATGGATCAGGACCTGGCATCACCCTCATGGGAAGTGCCAATCCGACCATCACCAACTCCTCGTTCCAGAATCTGGAAACCCCGATCTTGCTTGATGGCACGAGTGCGGCCCCTGCCGAGTTCAGCGGAAACCGATTTGGTACCATTACCCGCATGGGCATCGAAGTGAATGCCAATGTACTGAAGAGCGGGACGGAGATGACGCTGCAGGCTCACAGGATCCCGTACATCTTCCGCGACTTCACCATTGAGAAGGGAGCCAAGCTCACCATCTATGGCTACAACGTCCTGAAGTTCCATCCGTATACCGGATTGACCGTGGAAGGCACCCTTGAGGTGTCGGGTGCCATGAGCGGAGGTGTCTACTTCACCAGCCTCAAGGATGACCGCGGCTACGACTCCAATGCGGACAAGGACGCCAGCAAGCCTCTGGCCGGCGACTGGAACGGCATTCTCTTTACCGGTGAAGGAACCGGGTACCTCAACGGAGCCCAAATCCTCTATGCAGGAGCCCAGCGGGTTGCTTCGGGGAGTTGGAGAAGCGGAGGCCTGATGGTCGGTGGCACCGCTACCCCAAATTTGGAAAGTTGCATCATTGCATACAGTGACAAAAGTGCGGTTACGGTTTTCGATGCTGCAAAACCAACAGTCCGAGGTTCGATTCTTCGCTCAGCCGAGTGGCCGGTCATCGTACAAAGCACTGAAGCGCTTGGATTGACCTTGGAGCTCAACTCCTACCAGAAGATGAAGTATTCGGGCATCAAGGTTGATGCCAATGAGCTGAAGAGCGGAAAATCGCTCACCATCAAGGCAAACGACTACATGCCCTATGTGATGAACAATTTCCTGGTGGAAAAGGGTGCAAAGCTCACCATTCAGGGTGGAACCATCCTGAAGTTCCAGCCTTTCTCCGTGCTGACGATACGGGGTGATCTCGTTGCCAATACCAGCATTGCAGAAGAATCCATTCTCTTCACCAGCGATGCCAGCAATGTGAACGGGGACAGCAATGGGGATGGCCCGAACGGGAAACCGGAGGCCGGGAATTGGGGTGGTCTTGTCTTTGAAGGCGAGGGAACCGGAGAGTTCAATGCCGTTGGCATTTCCTATGCCGGTTCCCAGAAAGTGGTGAACGGCTCCTGGAGAGATGGTGCAGTCACCATTGCCGGGGATGCCTATGCCAACTTCTTCTTCAGCTCCATCTCCCATAGCCTGGGAAGCGCCCTCACCTTCCTTGACCAAGGAGCTTTCACCAGCAGACAGCTTGGCATCTACCATACGGAATGGATTGGAAAGACCTACAGTCCTCATGCAATTCCTGCCGTCATGGACATTGCCAATTATGAGTCGGTGCAACACAAGGCCATCAAGTTTGAGTTCAGGGACATCCCTGCCGGCAGTGACGCCATCATAGATGGCGAATGGTTGCCCGGCCTTGTCTTTGTCTCAAACAGCCTGAACATACCCTCCAATGCAGCCCTCACGTTCAGGTATGCAACGGTCAAGTTCGAACCAGGAAGCCAGGTCATTGTCAAGGGTCAGCTCAACGCCTTTGATGATCCTGGATACATCTCCACTGTGTTCACCAGTTTCAAGGATGACTATGAAGATGATACCAATGGCGACGGCAGCCAGACCAAACCGGCTGCAGGCGACTGGATCGGCTTCGTCTTCATCGACTCAGCCAACGGAACACTTGAGACGGAACGCATTGAGTATGCCGGCGCTCAAACAGTCGTGAATGGTGCTTGGAAAAGTGCAGCCATTATCACTGCAGACCGGTCCTATCCGATGTTCCGCAGGCTTGAGATCAGCAACAGTGCAGGTGATGGCATCCTGGTCCTCGGTCAGGCAAATCCGTCTCTTGCAACCGGGATCAAGTACACAAACATTGCAGGAGTATCCTACAATCGCTGA
- a CDS encoding MATE family efflux transporter gives MLKAEENFRRMTEQPVRRLVVQLAIPTIISMLITSFYSMTDTIFVSRLGTTSSAAVGVVYSIMSLIQAIGITLGQGSANTVARLLGEKKRKEADQVFSTAFATSMALGLLFGVIALAFRHNFVRFLGATPTIEDEAVRYASIILIGSPWMTVCYTMNNNLRSEGKAYLGMLGMSGGALLNVVLDPILIFTLGMGIRGAALATVISQFFSFVVLFSHFVQKRSNLTLSFSHIRLKWWIYRSILSVGSPSLIRTLLHTVSAICLNVFSAPFGDGAIAAMSITTRVMQLLNSALIGFGQGLQPVAGFSWGAKRYDRLKEAFLFCVQRGVLVFSGIGFVCFIWAREIMLLFLSDPQVVDIGTTAIRLQCLLMPLSAFNTLSGMVFQSTGHGNASSVLALARQGIFFVPVVAVLPSLMGIGGVQLAQPIADVATFILSLVYILPFMKRLTRLASVG, from the coding sequence ATGCTCAAAGCCGAAGAGAACTTCAGAAGGATGACCGAGCAACCGGTGAGGCGCTTGGTTGTCCAGCTTGCCATCCCCACCATCATCAGCATGCTCATCACCTCCTTCTACTCAATGACCGATACCATCTTTGTCAGCCGTCTGGGTACGACAAGCAGTGCTGCCGTCGGGGTGGTCTATTCGATCATGAGCCTCATCCAAGCCATCGGCATTACGCTGGGCCAAGGTTCTGCCAATACCGTGGCCCGTCTCTTGGGAGAGAAGAAGCGAAAGGAAGCCGACCAGGTCTTCTCCACTGCCTTTGCCACCTCAATGGCACTGGGCTTGCTTTTTGGCGTGATCGCCCTGGCTTTCAGACACAATTTCGTTCGGTTTCTGGGTGCCACCCCCACCATCGAGGATGAGGCGGTCAGGTATGCCTCGATCATTCTCATCGGCTCTCCTTGGATGACCGTCTGCTATACGATGAACAACAATCTCCGATCGGAGGGCAAGGCGTACCTGGGCATGCTGGGCATGAGCGGGGGAGCCTTGCTCAATGTTGTCCTTGACCCCATCCTCATCTTTACGCTGGGAATGGGGATCAGGGGGGCTGCCCTTGCCACGGTAATCAGCCAATTTTTCAGCTTTGTGGTGCTCTTCTCCCACTTTGTGCAGAAACGCAGCAACCTCACGCTCTCCTTCTCCCATATCCGCCTGAAGTGGTGGATCTACCGCAGCATCCTCAGTGTGGGCTCTCCCTCGTTGATCAGGACCTTGCTGCACACCGTTTCGGCCATCTGCCTGAATGTATTTTCCGCCCCCTTCGGCGATGGTGCGATAGCGGCAATGTCAATCACCACCCGGGTCATGCAACTGCTCAACTCCGCATTGATCGGTTTTGGCCAAGGGCTGCAACCGGTGGCAGGCTTCAGCTGGGGGGCAAAGCGATACGACCGTCTCAAGGAGGCGTTTCTCTTCTGTGTCCAGCGTGGGGTGTTGGTATTCAGCGGGATCGGTTTCGTCTGTTTCATCTGGGCGCGTGAGATCATGCTGCTCTTCCTCTCCGACCCCCAGGTGGTGGACATCGGGACGACGGCGATCAGGCTTCAGTGTCTTCTGATGCCGCTTTCAGCCTTCAACACCCTCAGTGGGATGGTCTTTCAGAGCACGGGCCACGGCAATGCAAGTTCGGTGCTCGCCCTTGCCCGCCAGGGGATCTTCTTTGTACCGGTGGTTGCGGTTCTTCCCTCTCTGATGGGCATAGGGGGAGTGCAATTGGCACAACCAATCGCCGATGTGGCAACCTTCATCCTCTCGCTTGTGTACATCCTGCCGTTCATGAAACGGCTGACCCGACTAGCCTCGGTTGGCTGA
- a CDS encoding PspC domain-containing protein, which translates to MQYYREENRTLFREKSGMILGVFQGLASWSGLPVALLRIVGLILLFSVGFVPMTVAYLLTALMLPSR; encoded by the coding sequence ATGCAGTACTACAGAGAAGAGAACCGGACCTTGTTCCGGGAAAAGAGCGGCATGATCCTCGGCGTCTTCCAAGGCTTGGCCTCCTGGTCGGGGCTTCCGGTGGCACTGCTCAGAATCGTCGGCCTGATCCTGCTCTTCTCAGTGGGGTTTGTTCCGATGACCGTGGCTTACTTGCTGACTGCCTTGATGTTGCCTTCACGATAG
- a CDS encoding PspA/IM30 family protein yields MQMFKRVADIFNSHVNSVLDKMEDPAKMISLMITELEDTQTKARASMAGRKAEQTSLEREKAEFGKSVVRWEERAKLAISNGREDLAREALVEKKYASEQVKRVEEQLATLTSILASQTAQLAQITDKLKEVKDKQQILVQRARGAKEKKQVAQTLKNSDSADLARKFSELESKIERMEADAEMAGYHGSTSSSDEFAKMENDSAIDAELESLKSSMSKKKEQK; encoded by the coding sequence ATGCAGATGTTCAAGAGAGTCGCCGATATCTTCAACTCACACGTCAACAGCGTTCTGGATAAGATGGAAGATCCGGCAAAGATGATCAGCCTGATGATCACCGAATTGGAGGACACCCAGACCAAGGCTCGTGCCTCCATGGCAGGGCGCAAGGCTGAGCAGACCAGCCTCGAGCGTGAGAAGGCTGAGTTTGGAAAATCCGTTGTCCGTTGGGAAGAGCGTGCCAAGCTGGCCATCTCCAATGGTCGTGAGGATCTTGCCAGGGAAGCACTGGTTGAGAAGAAGTATGCAAGCGAGCAGGTCAAGCGTGTAGAGGAGCAGTTGGCTACCCTCACCTCGATCCTCGCCAGCCAGACCGCCCAGCTTGCCCAAATCACCGACAAGCTCAAGGAAGTCAAGGACAAGCAGCAGATTCTCGTCCAGCGTGCCCGTGGCGCCAAGGAGAAGAAGCAGGTTGCACAGACGCTGAAGAACAGCGACAGTGCCGATCTTGCCAGAAAGTTCAGTGAGCTGGAGAGCAAGATTGAGCGGATGGAAGCAGATGCCGAGATGGCAGGATACCATGGCAGCACCTCCAGCAGCGACGAGTTTGCAAAGATGGAAAACGACAGTGCCATCGATGCTGAGCTGGAAAGCCTGAAGAGTTCCATGTCCAAGAAGAAGGAGCAGAAATAA
- a CDS encoding DUF4097 family beta strand repeat-containing protein, with protein sequence MLKDTKANKIFLIVLVVLLALSFSLAKGWEGRSRATRSDRDFEFKANDTLKVRTIANDVVIEVDDSLKRATVSIGGNERDVLSVLKTTSNLSVEVKPKTNWFFRFFSYAPSTLVIELPSSSLDSLDVSTISGDIRIMHPMKARTVELRSTSGEIDFLTLEAEESLKVLSTSSSLSGSGATSNKELEIATVSGDIEIQKVRAKDVQLKSISSDVEAEVEIISGGSLTASSTSGELELDLRANANLNVQASTTSGTITFNERDQEGKSVELETGSAQETVTLFTVSGSIELTY encoded by the coding sequence ATGCTCAAGGATACCAAGGCCAACAAGATATTTCTGATCGTACTGGTGGTGCTGCTTGCGCTCTCCTTCTCCCTGGCGAAGGGATGGGAGGGACGCAGCAGGGCAACACGCAGCGACCGGGACTTTGAGTTCAAGGCCAATGACACCCTCAAGGTGCGGACCATCGCCAATGATGTCGTCATTGAGGTGGATGATTCGCTCAAGCGTGCCACTGTCTCCATCGGGGGCAATGAGCGGGATGTGCTTTCCGTTCTCAAAACCACCTCGAACCTGAGTGTGGAAGTAAAGCCCAAGACCAACTGGTTCTTCCGTTTCTTCTCCTACGCCCCCTCAACCCTGGTGATAGAGCTTCCCTCCTCCAGCCTGGACAGCTTGGATGTCTCCACCATCAGCGGAGATATCAGGATCATGCACCCGATGAAAGCCCGGACCGTGGAACTGCGGAGTACCAGCGGGGAGATCGATTTCCTTACTCTTGAAGCCGAGGAGAGCCTGAAGGTCCTCAGCACCAGCTCCTCGCTCAGTGGGTCTGGGGCAACGAGCAACAAGGAGTTGGAGATCGCAACGGTCAGCGGCGATATTGAGATCCAGAAGGTCCGTGCCAAGGACGTTCAGCTGAAGAGCATCAGCAGCGATGTGGAAGCGGAGGTTGAAATCATTTCCGGCGGTTCGCTTACCGCAAGTTCCACCAGTGGGGAACTTGAGCTTGATCTGCGTGCAAACGCAAATCTGAACGTGCAAGCTTCCACCACCAGCGGAACCATCACCTTCAATGAACGTGACCAGGAAGGAAAGAGTGTTGAACTGGAAACCGGTTCTGCACAGGAAACCGTAACGCTCTTCACCGTCAGTGGCTCCATAGAACTCACCTACTAG